TTACTAAACTCACAGAGCAGTACGGCAACAATCCACACAGTTGGCAATGGGGTAAGGTCAACGAATTAGTGATTGAGCACCCGTTTGCCAAACAAATACCCGTACTTAAAAGCTTGTTAAATATGCCTGTAGCCCCTGGTTTTGGTGATACCTTTATGCCTGCGGTACAAGGGCGTAGCTTTGGTGCTTCGCAGCGTTTTATTGTACAACCAGGACACTTAGATAATGCCATTATGGCTATACCTGGTGGTCAATCGGGACATCCATTGTCGGAATTTTATAGAGCTGGATTCAACGACTATGTCAGCAATGGTTTAACGCCATTATTGCCTCAAGAGATTGCTCACAGTATCACCATTGATGCGGTTAATTAACCGCATCAGCATCCTTAAAAGCAGGACATTCTCCCTTGGCAACGGTCGTTTGGTTGCGTCCTGCATGCTTGCTTCTATAAAGAGCCTCATCGGCATGTTGCAACATTTTTTCTATCGAAGCGAGTGGTTGCCACTCAATGAGTCCAAAGCTCATAGTTACATTGATATCAGGGAAATCAGGATGCGCTTCTAGCTCGGCGATTTTTATACGCAAAGTTTCAATTTTTGCGTAGGCTTGTTTTGCATCTGTATTGGTTAATAATAATAAAAATTCTTCGCCGCCCCAGCGTACAGCAATATCTTCATCATTGATGAATTGGCTAATTAGTTTGGCAACATTAATGAGTATCGTATCACCCTTATCATGGCCGTAGTTGTCATTGATATTTTTAAACTTATCGATATCTGCCATAACAATACAAATATTGCTATCTTGCTCAATACTTTTCTTATGTGCTGAGGTAATTAATTTTTTTGCAAAACGACGATTATAAAGTTTGGTGAGAGGATCGCGGGCTGCCATTTCTGTTAACTCAATTCGTTGTGATATGGTGATTTCTCTAATTAAACCCATGCCGTATACCATGGGTAAGCCAGCAATAATAATATTTATCACATTAACGTGTGGAAGTAATTCTGGGTAAGCAAAGCTGTACTGAACGTCCGCAAAAAACACATAGAGAAGGGCGAATGTGGCAATCATTACTAAGCTATAGATTGCCGCTCGTTTAAAAGTTAATTGGTAGTCGATCATTAAAATACAAGAGACTGTCCACAAGTAAAACTGAAACCCCGCACCTAAACCAAGGGTGGCACAGACAATCACAGCATGAATAATTACTTCAAGGAAAATACTCGAAGTGCCAGGGAAGTCAGTCCTTGCTTAATTAAAAAGATGCCGCTGGCCCAAGCGAGAACACTCAAAATATTAACTAAAGCAAGCATGTTTGCACCTATATGGGCAAACGCGGGGATTAGCAAGACATGAACAATGAGCGCGAAATAGGCAATTTTACAAATAATTAGAAACTTAACATGCTCAATCTCTTCTAAGCCAGATTGCTTTGATTTTTTTAGTAGACGTTTGATCAATCCCACCTCAAATACACATGGAGTGTAGCGTAATTATAGATGAAAAGTTGAGCAATGCAGGTTTATAATTGATCGCTTTTGCTGTGTAAACGCTTGCAGCGAATGTTTATCAGTGAAGATAAGCGTTTGTTCACATCACGTTTGTTAAGCTTTGGGTCTTGGCAGAGTGGGGATTTGATGCCACTCTAGTTAAAGCTAATCTAGAAACATGCTGACTGAATGTTTGCTTTGCTTGTTATCTCGTGCCTAAAAAAGGAGTATCTATGCCGGCCGAAAAAACGCATTTAGAGATCTGTAATCTAACTAAAGAACAGTACCCACAAATAAAAACTCTTATGGACCAAGCATATCCAGGGCTTGGCGGTGCATGGCCAAGCCACACCATTTTTAGGCTGATAGATCAGTTTCCAGAAGGACAAATAGGCATTGTTGACGATGGTGTTTTAGTGGGCATCGCGTTAAGTGTTCAGGTAGATTATGCTCGTTTTTCGAACCCGCATACCTATGAAGATATTGTTGATGGCCATGACCGAGTATTTAGTGACCCTGAAGGCGATGCGCTTTATGGTTTAGATGTGGTTATATCATCAACTCACCGAGGGATGCGACTTGGGCGCCGTTTATACGATGCACGTAAAGAGCTGTGCCGTCAGTATAACTTACGCGCTATTTTAGCGGGTGGGCGAATTCCGCGTTATTACAATCACAGTGCAGAAATGTCGCCAATGGAGTACATCGAAAAAGTTGACCACAAAGAGCTTTATGATCCGATTTTAAGTTTTCAGCTTTCTAATGACTTCCAAGTAAAACGTTTACTCAAAAAGTACCTTCCTGAAGATCAAGAATCTGTCGGTTATGCCACTTTACTAGAGTGGAATAACATTATGTTTGAGCCGACTGATACGGTACTTGAGTCAACCAAGTCAATTGTCCGAGTCGGTGCCGTACAATGGCAAATGCGTTGTGTTGAGTCTGTTGAAGAGCTTCTCAAACAGGTGGAGTATTTTGTTGATACGGTATCTGATTATAAAAGTGACTTTATTCTGTTTCCGGAATTCTTCAATGCGCCATTAATGGGCCTCACTGAGCAAAGTAATCAAACTGAGGCAATTCGTTATTTAGCGGAGTACACAGAAACTTTTCGTGATGCAATGTCGCGTATGGCAGTTGAATATAATGCCAATATTATCACCGGGTCTATGCCGCTAGCTGAAGGCGATAAGATTTATAATGTCAGCTATTTATGTCACCGAAGCGGTAAGATTGATGAGCAGCGTAAAATTCATATTACGCCTCACGAACAAAATGACTGGGTGATCCAAGGGGGTGACAAAATTGCTGTATTTGAAACAGATGCAGGTCGTGTCGGTATTCAAATTTGTTACGATGTCGAGTTTCCTGAGCTTTCACGTATCCTTGCAAAGCAAGGGTTAGATATCTTATTTGTGCCATTTTGGACTGATACTAAAAACAGTTACCTACGTGTTCGTCATTGTGCACAAGCGCGTGCAATTGAAAATGAATGTTATGTTGTGATTGCGGGTTCTGTTGGTAATTTACCTGAGGTAGAGAGTTTAGATGTACAGTATTCTCAATCGGCTGTTCTTACCCCTTCTGATTTTTCGTTTCCGCATGATGCAACCTTGAATGAAGCAACACCTAATACTGAAATGCTGTTATTCAGTGATCTAGATATGGATAAGCTGAAAATCCTTCACAGTGAAGGTACAGTTAGAAACTTAAAAGACCGCCGTGAAGACTTATATGACGTGATCTTGAAAAAACGAGACCAATAATGGCGTGGTTGTATTTAATTGTTGCTGGACTGCTAGAGATTGGCTGGCCAGTTGGTCTTAAAATGTCTCAAGAAGCTGACAGTCGCTGGTTAGGTATTGCGATAGCCGTTGCCTTTATGGTCGCAAGTGGCTTTATGTTGTGGTTGGCGCAAAAAGATATCCCAATGGGAACATCCTATGCTGTATGGACTGGTATAGGGGCAGCAGGCACCTTCTTGGTGGGTATTTTATTTTATGGTGATGCTGCGACATTTGGCCGCATTGCCGGAGTACTTTTAATAATAAGTGGTGTGATAACTCTTAAAATTAGTCATTAACGAAATTAAAAGCGGCATAGCCGCTTTTTTAATGACAAAAATGTAACTAACTAGGTAGCATAACAAGAATGGCTGCCAGTGCAATTAACAGAAGCCCTGCTGTATCTTGGCGTTTTAATGGCTGCTTTAGCCAAAGTATCGATACCATAATGGTAAAGAAAACTTCAACTTGTCCTAGTGTTTTTACATAAGCAACGTGCTGCAAACTCATAGCACTAAACCAACCTATCGAGCCTAAGCAGCTACAAACACTGACTGCCGTGGTAGTGCCTTTGTGATGCCACATCTTTTTAAACGTATCGCGCTCTTTGAATGCAATATACACGCACAGCATCAACGTTTGTAAGCTAATTATCAGCAGCAATACCCACGCAGCTGAGTGCGGGAAAGTCAGTCCTGAATTTAAGCTTGCCTCACGGATCCATGAAGATGAAAGCGCAAATGAAGTGCCACAAGCCAGCCCAAGTAGGGCAGTGCCTAAATTAAAGTGTTTAACATTCGCGATGCCACTCAATAGCAGTACGGCGATAGCACCAATAAATACCCCAATCCAGCCAAGTAATGAAAGTGCAGAGCCAAAAAACATAACACCTAAAATCGCTGCCATTAGCGCTTCACTTTTGGCAAGCCCGGCACCCACAGCAAAGTTATTCATTTTAAAAAGCTTTACCATCAAACCAGTGGCAACGATTTGAACAATACTGGCACCAACAATGTAGCTAATAAAAGCTAAGTTAAAGTCAGGAAAAGCTGCATCTTGGTATTGATATAGTGCTAATAAATAAAGGGCCGCTATAGGACTGGCAACAATGAAGCGAGCAAGTGTTACCCCAGCAACACTGACCGTCGCACTGAGTTTACTTTGCAGCGCATTGCGCCATGACTGCATAAATGCTGCAAAAATGGTTAAGAAAATCCAAGTCATATTGAAAATAAATTAATTAGGAGAGGCAATTAGAGTAACAAAACCAAAGAATGAGAGCATTAGCTTATCGACCAACTTGAGAAAAACTCAGCTGTGACAATATGCCGCAGGGCTTTTAGGTAAGCATTAGGCTATAGTGACAATGATGCTATTGCTGGCCGCTGCTGTTATAAGTAGCGGCTTTTTTTTGTTTACGATAGGGTAGAGAGTAATTTAAACAAGATAAGGAAATATCATGACAACACTGATTATCTGCGCACTCATCGCAGTACTCATTCCCTATTTAGCTAAAGCACCTGTGGCTTTTGCACAAAATAAGTTGTCAGGCTATGACAACAAGCACCCACGTGAACAACAAGCAAAACTAACCGGCTTTGGTGCTCGTGCATTGGCTGCACACCAAAATAGCTTTGAATCGTTGATTATTTTTGCAGTAGCGCTGGCGGTCGTAATCGGTAGCAATAATATCTATCAGGTGACTGAAACCCTTGCGATTATGCATGTTATTGCCCGTGTGTTGTATTGTATTTTTTACTACATAAACCAGGATATTTTGCGCTCACTAGTCTGGCTAGTGGGTTATGTTTGTGCTGTGGCTATGATTGCACTTTGCCTCTAGTCACAAGGCTATGAGTTAAAAACCACAAAGCAAGCGGCTTAAATAAGGCGCTTGCTTTAGGGTCTTAAGTTGTTACTGCTTATTTCGAACTAACTTTAATTTTCTCAATTAAATCATTTGCTTGATAGTTTTCGTCTAAGGCAAAGTCGAGTTGTACTAAGGCGTTTTTAAAGCCAGATTCAGATGGCGCATATTGCCATTGTTTTAAGGCTCTTTTCGCTTCTCGATTGAAAACATCTTCAGGCTCCGCACTTACCA
The nucleotide sequence above comes from Pseudoalteromonas shioyasakiensis. Encoded proteins:
- a CDS encoding multidrug efflux SMR transporter, with amino-acid sequence MAWLYLIVAGLLEIGWPVGLKMSQEADSRWLGIAIAVAFMVASGFMLWLAQKDIPMGTSYAVWTGIGAAGTFLVGILFYGDAATFGRIAGVLLIISGVITLKISH
- a CDS encoding bifunctional GNAT family N-acetyltransferase/carbon-nitrogen hydrolase family protein, which produces MPAEKTHLEICNLTKEQYPQIKTLMDQAYPGLGGAWPSHTIFRLIDQFPEGQIGIVDDGVLVGIALSVQVDYARFSNPHTYEDIVDGHDRVFSDPEGDALYGLDVVISSTHRGMRLGRRLYDARKELCRQYNLRAILAGGRIPRYYNHSAEMSPMEYIEKVDHKELYDPILSFQLSNDFQVKRLLKKYLPEDQESVGYATLLEWNNIMFEPTDTVLESTKSIVRVGAVQWQMRCVESVEELLKQVEYFVDTVSDYKSDFILFPEFFNAPLMGLTEQSNQTEAIRYLAEYTETFRDAMSRMAVEYNANIITGSMPLAEGDKIYNVSYLCHRSGKIDEQRKIHITPHEQNDWVIQGGDKIAVFETDAGRVGIQICYDVEFPELSRILAKQGLDILFVPFWTDTKNSYLRVRHCAQARAIENECYVVIAGSVGNLPEVESLDVQYSQSAVLTPSDFSFPHDATLNEATPNTEMLLFSDLDMDKLKILHSEGTVRNLKDRREDLYDVILKKRDQ
- a CDS encoding MAPEG family protein, with product MTTLIICALIAVLIPYLAKAPVAFAQNKLSGYDNKHPREQQAKLTGFGARALAAHQNSFESLIIFAVALAVVIGSNNIYQVTETLAIMHVIARVLYCIFYYINQDILRSLVWLVGYVCAVAMIALCL
- a CDS encoding GGDEF domain-containing protein, whose amino-acid sequence is MIDYQLTFKRAAIYSLVMIATFALLYVFFADVQYSFAYPELLPHVNVINIIIAGLPMVYGMGLIREITISQRIELTEMAARDPLTKLYNRRFAKKLITSAHKKSIEQDSNICIVMADIDKFKNINDNYGHDKGDTILINVAKLISQFINDEDIAVRWGGEEFLLLLTNTDAKQAYAKIETLRIKIAELEAHPDFPDINVTMSFGLIEWQPLASIEKMLQHADEALYRSKHAGRNQTTVAKGECPAFKDADAVN
- a CDS encoding multidrug transporter, translating into MTWIFLTIFAAFMQSWRNALQSKLSATVSVAGVTLARFIVASPIAALYLLALYQYQDAAFPDFNLAFISYIVGASIVQIVATGLMVKLFKMNNFAVGAGLAKSEALMAAILGVMFFGSALSLLGWIGVFIGAIAVLLLSGIANVKHFNLGTALLGLACGTSFALSSSWIREASLNSGLTFPHSAAWVLLLIISLQTLMLCVYIAFKERDTFKKMWHHKGTTTAVSVCSCLGSIGWFSAMSLQHVAYVKTLGQVEVFFTIMVSILWLKQPLKRQDTAGLLLIALAAILVMLPS